Sequence from the Salvelinus alpinus chromosome 35, SLU_Salpinus.1, whole genome shotgun sequence genome:
AGCACGGAGTGAACGTCGACTTGAAGCTGGGCGACGAACAAGGCTGGACAAAGACGGCTTCAGTGCTTCAACGATGTGACACACCCAGGTCATACTTGGTCCAGACAGATACGGGAGTGCTGCACAGGTATCCACACCACCTGAAACCCTTCCACAGTGCTTCAGAGACTTGTCAAAAGGGTGGAGAGGAACACCCAGAGTTTGACACGGAGTTGCACTTACCTATTCCAGATGCCGACCCACCTCCTGTCACAGAACCACAGACTCCGGTACGCATGACTTCTCGTGGTACAGTTGTCAAACCACCAGACAGATACGGAGAGTATGTGCAGTAATTAACACACAGCCTGCATTATGCGACAGAAGAACCCCACTGCAGCTATGAAGGTGACTGGCAGTCCACCCAACTCACCTTAGAGTAGAATATAGTTAGTGTTGAAGAAGCAACGACTGTTTTAACGAATGTTAAAGACAGAAAATGAGTTGATGTTTCACGAGTTGTTGAACTTTAAAGACAGAACAGTTTGTTTATGAATTCATATGTTGAGACAAGTGTATTACAGAGTGATGAACTATAAATAGTATGTGATGTTTTGACATTTTAGAAACACATGTCTTAAAAGAAGAAGAAAgggtgatgtgttgtattggaacTATTTTATTATAACGCATGGCACAGGTATATTCATGACGTCATATAAAAGGTGATTGGGCAAGTAAGGTCCGCGTGCGTCCGTCGTAACAAGTCCAGTGAAGACCGTCTCCTGTGTTATGTTACTTATTGTTTCGTTAAAGTCAACCAAAGTGACATTCACCTCCAGATTCTTCACATAAAGCATAACACTACAGTGACCATGATAACATCATCcggtggttgaaatttcaccctcaaaacaaccgttgacgttgatgacttttttcaaatccaatgtattttccacacagATTCCACGGCACGATGcattgacaaattacgttgaaacaacgttgattcaaccagtttgtgcccagtgggtagttacATTATAAAAATCATCTAATGATCAGATGTGCTTTTCAGCATTACATTTGGAACTTTATCAGTGTGACATTGTTAGTATTGTTAGTATGTTCCATTAAGAGACAAAGAACCCCTGAAAAGTTGATCCGACTGCAGCAAATGGAAGCAATGTTCTCTTTGTTCTCCTCATCAAAACGTTATTTTCCAGACACGAGTCAAATTAATATGCTGTTCACAAATCAGAATATAAGGACATCCTATTGAGGTCTACCTACTGTATGAAACACTCAAAAAGTTGAGTATGTGTATGGTAGTGTGCCAGGGGTTTTTCCTATTCAGGCTCACATATTCAGGAACACTCCTGGCCCTAATGCATACCACAGGGATAATTAATTACGTTGACACCGCTTGGTAGATACTCTAGCACTGTGATACTGTCTTACAAAACATGATAACCTCAATAACCTGTGGGATGTGCATTACCAGTGTAGTCTGCAGAAATGACAGTCATATTGAAACCCATCCACCAACATGGGGGCTGATGGATGGTGAGGACAATAGGGGGTGTAGAAGCAGGCCTATTTCCTAAAATTGGGTAAATGCTCAAACACTTCTTACTTTAAAGGCCACCCACACAAAAAGACTTATAGGCAATAATGTTGACATATTTCGGTCCCTCTTCATGGACCATGGAACAACACCTTTTGGTATGTGGGCCTTTGGACTATGTGGGATGGTGGAAAGTTGTGCTAACAAACAAGTGGTTAATGATTACCATAATCCTAAAATGTTTGAAGCTCAATCCGGACACAGAAATATCAAGCCCAGAAAGAGAGATCAATTGCCAGGTTTCTTTTAGGCCACAAGTTGATTGAGGTGGTTCAGGTATGTTAGAGGCCAAGGAAGTGTATTTGTTCTTGCTCTTTGTGAATGGGTGGTTGGGTCAGCTCTTCTCCCCCTGCTCCCAACCAGTCCTCCTATCTACAAGCAGTCTCAATACCCAACAGGTAAGAGAGATATGCAGatgtaatatctgtgtttttaccACTATTATGACCTGTCAATTAGGTTATTATGCACAAGCGATGATATATCAAACATCATGAGCCCTTCATGATGATTCTCAAATTATTATTGCGTTTTGGTCTtttaatatatttacaaaaaatatgtGTGACCCATAATgaacctttttatttattttatttcaactgTATTTATACAGGGAGTCAACATTGAGTTAAAACATACAGGGAGTCACTTTTACAAGTGAGCCCCACAAACAACATACACAATGCAGTTTGCTGTACAGACTTCCCACCATATGTGATTTGGTTTGACAGAATGGTGTAATTAGAGTCCTACAGCATACAGTATATGGTTGTACCTTACAGAAAATCGACATTCATGTGGTTTTTCCGTAATGGCTGGATATGGACAGCATCTCAACAAATGGTTTCACAGTTTCAGTTTCAGATTATTTCACATTGGCCTTTCACTTGTCATCTTACGCTTTCCCCACCCACTGTTTTCTAACAGTGGTGGTCGTTTTTTTTGTCAGTAATGTCTTAAAATAGATGTTTTCTTTCATTtaattctccccctctcttttcctcctttCACAAATCTTCCTttttcacgctctctctctctctctctctctctctctctctctctctctctctctctctctctctctctctctctctctctctctctctctcagtatcttGGCAAATGGTACTTTATTGCAGCGGCTGGTGTGAAGGAGTCGGATGTGCAGATGTTCAGACAGATGGACAGCACTGTGTTTCACCTGAATGAGACCTCTAAAAagacactactgttgaccggaGCCATGCGCGTGTAAGAGACCAGGGATAGCTGACACAATCATACTGGCAGAGAAGCCCACTTGGGGTATGTCCCAATAATCTTTCCTtcttcctgaagtgtgcacttgttcacttctcCCCAGAAATGTAAAAGCATTGGATTTGGATATGCATGGGCTAGAGGGAGTTTCTTATAACAGTATTGAGAAATGGAAGAAGAGAGAGATTATTTTGAACATATCCTTGGTCTGTTTCTGACCCAAATCTGACCCAGTCGTACACAGTTCAACAGGCTTAATTACACCCTATATGGCATTGCAATGTTTGTGGCCTATTCTACCCTGACTAACATTTTGAAAGTATAGCAGAATGTCAATGTTGTTTACAAAACTACAGTAGAAGCTGTCTGTGTGAATGCAcatatttttttcaattttagGGGTGTTCATTGCATTATGAAAAACTGGACCTATACTATTCATTCTGGCAAAGATGATTTGACATCAGAAGGTAACTTACATCTACTCCCACTAACGTAGGAGCAACTTTTAATTTGAGTTTTGTTCTCTTAACTCAGACTTTCAATGGGCCAATGAGTATATTGACCCATtgaaaaagtattgggacagtgacacattttttgttgttttggctctgtactccagccctttggatttgaaatgatacaatgactatgaagttaaagtgcagactgtcagcttaaatttgagggtattttgatccatatcgggtgaaccgtttagaaattacagcactttttgtacatagtacccccattttaggggaccaaggctattgggacaaattcacttatgtgtaatTAAAGTAGTCCAAAAGTTTAGAATTTGGTCCCAAAGTTatagacacacaaatatcataaccccaagacatgcttGGGGACATgctccagggttgtgggttcattccccacggggggaccaggatgaatatgtatgaactttccaatttgtaagtcgctctggataagagcgtctgctaaatgacttaaatgttaaatgtaaacaTGCTAACTGCTCACCATTACAGTatcaggggaggttagcatttttgggggggtatgatagttaagcctctaactttctcactcattatccgtaatcatggtagcattcacattaatgcagaaatgtttggcaacatattctattcttatttacaataaaagtgactccaaaatgacactacattatttaccattcatttaaaTTTGGCATAAAATTATCTGAAACACATCCaacacaaacagcaaatgcataaaACAAATGTGTAGCGTCACAGGCTTGATATAGTCGTTGCGTGCTATGAATGTGGGACCAAATATTTAACTTTTTACAGATAAGTGAatatgtcccaatacttttggtcaccCAAAATGGGTGGACTATGTACAAAATgtgttgtaatttctaaacggttcacccgatatggatcaaaataccctcaaattaaagctgacagtctgcactttatacagagccaaaacaacaacaaatagtgtcactgtcccaatacttttggagctcactgtatgtgtgaacaaAACTTGAGCAAAACTATGTTAGCCCATTGAATAATGAATTCCCTGTTGGTTTGACACAGGCAGGCCTGAGCTGCAAACTCTAGTGTGGAGTGGAGAGTGGCTGAACTGCACCCAGTGTAT
This genomic interval carries:
- the apom gene encoding apolipoprotein M isoform X2 translates to MSYLGKWYFIAAAGVKESDVQMFRQMDSTVFHLNETSKKTLLLTGAMRVGVHCIMKNWTYTIHSGKDDLTSEGRPELQTLVWSGEWLNCTQCILLQEIERHLDPLETHDTLNRFMLYARDSALLDNKVVKVFQTQTACKNMDRFVHLPQEKELCKLESKA
- the apom gene encoding apolipoprotein M isoform X1 gives rise to the protein MLEAKEVYLFLLFVNGWLGQLFSPCSQPVLLSTSSLNTQQYLGKWYFIAAAGVKESDVQMFRQMDSTVFHLNETSKKTLLLTGAMRVGVHCIMKNWTYTIHSGKDDLTSEGRPELQTLVWSGEWLNCTQCILLQEIERHLDPLETHDTLNRFMLYARDSALLDNKVVKVFQTQTACKNMDRFVHLPQEKELCKLESKA